The Hyphococcus flavus genome contains a region encoding:
- a CDS encoding DUF983 domain-containing protein: MSNASETYGEAAPEKPWLTAMVRGARGKCPRCGEGSLYSSYVKTAPQCAECGLDLSGHRADDAPPYITTFLVGHITIPLALASKQLFDPPLWMQFAVWLPIMAVSAWAILPASKGALIGLQWVNKMHGFAGPDADPAADA, encoded by the coding sequence ATGTCCAATGCTAGCGAAACTTATGGTGAAGCAGCGCCTGAGAAACCATGGTTAACGGCGATGGTTAGAGGCGCTCGCGGCAAATGTCCGAGATGTGGCGAAGGCAGCTTATATTCAAGCTATGTCAAAACCGCGCCCCAGTGCGCTGAATGCGGGCTCGATTTATCGGGGCACCGGGCGGACGACGCCCCGCCCTATATCACCACCTTTTTAGTGGGTCACATCACCATACCGCTCGCCCTCGCCTCCAAACAGCTTTTTGACCCGCCTTTGTGGATGCAGTTCGCGGTCTGGCTTCCCATAATGGCGGTCAGTGCCTGGGCGATATTGCCAGCATCAAAAGGCGCCCTCATAGGCCTTCAGTGGGTGAACAAGATGCACGGCTTTGCCGGCCCGGACGCTGACCCGGCTGCGGACGCCTGA
- a CDS encoding PleD family two-component system response regulator encodes MTARVLVVDDLEPNVKLLEAKLRAEYFDVIGAYSGQEAIELAKNEKPDIVLLDVMMPGMDGFETCRQLKSDPDTMHIPVVMVTALDQQADRVAGLEAGADDFLTKPVEDLALFARVRSLTRLKMMTDELRARYATGKDLGVVGKLDTEVNPTEKRIFIIDDNEDQASRLKAAIGEDAQQIVHETDPEVALGRARSGDFDLILVNMSLEAMDPLRLCSSIRSFEETRLTPLLAVVRHGDTRKLVRALDIGVNDYVTRPVDKNELTARVMTQLRRKRYVDQLRSSFQVSLEMAVTDQLTGLYNRRYLASHLSAMFDRAFWTGRPLAIMVLDIDHFKVINDTHGHDVGDRVLKEFADRIANSIRGIDLACRYGGEEFLIAMPDTDLAFASVVAERLRAEIAEDKFTLNNGRDELGVTVSIGLASTEHGLEDDSAQKLIKRADEALYEAKTGGRNRVINSAA; translated from the coding sequence ATGACGGCGCGCGTACTAGTCGTCGATGATCTCGAACCCAACGTCAAACTGCTCGAAGCCAAGCTGCGGGCGGAATACTTTGACGTGATTGGGGCGTATTCCGGTCAGGAAGCGATCGAACTCGCAAAAAACGAGAAGCCGGACATCGTCTTGCTGGACGTCATGATGCCTGGGATGGACGGGTTTGAAACGTGCCGCCAACTGAAAAGCGATCCTGACACCATGCATATTCCGGTGGTGATGGTGACAGCGCTTGATCAACAGGCCGACCGCGTTGCCGGACTTGAGGCCGGCGCTGATGACTTTTTGACCAAGCCCGTTGAAGATTTGGCGCTGTTTGCGCGCGTGAGATCTCTGACGCGTCTGAAGATGATGACGGATGAGCTGCGCGCCCGGTACGCAACAGGAAAAGATCTCGGTGTTGTCGGCAAGCTTGATACGGAAGTAAATCCGACAGAAAAACGTATTTTCATTATAGATGACAATGAAGATCAGGCATCGCGTCTTAAGGCTGCGATTGGCGAGGATGCACAGCAAATAGTCCACGAAACAGACCCGGAAGTCGCGCTCGGACGAGCGCGTTCCGGCGACTTTGACCTCATTCTTGTAAACATGTCGCTTGAGGCTATGGACCCGCTACGTCTTTGCTCTTCGATCAGGTCGTTTGAAGAGACCCGATTGACACCTTTGCTGGCTGTAGTTCGTCACGGGGATACGAGAAAGCTGGTTCGAGCGCTGGATATCGGGGTGAATGACTATGTAACCCGACCGGTTGATAAAAACGAATTAACGGCGCGGGTCATGACGCAACTGCGCCGCAAGCGCTATGTTGATCAGTTGCGTTCGTCGTTCCAGGTAAGTCTCGAGATGGCGGTTACCGACCAGCTCACCGGTCTTTACAACCGTCGTTATCTAGCGAGTCATTTATCTGCGATGTTTGATCGTGCGTTTTGGACTGGGCGTCCACTGGCGATCATGGTCCTCGATATTGATCACTTCAAAGTCATAAACGATACGCATGGTCACGATGTGGGGGATCGTGTGTTGAAAGAATTCGCCGACCGGATCGCCAATTCCATTCGGGGAATCGATTTGGCGTGCCGTTATGGCGGCGAAGAATTCCTGATTGCTATGCCGGATACAGACCTGGCGTTCGCGTCAGTCGTAGCAGAACGCCTGCGCGCCGAAATCGCAGAAGACAAGTTTACGCTGAACAACGGTCGTGATGAACTTGGCGTAACGGTAAGCATCGGCCTGGCGTCGACTGAGCACGGACTTGAAGACGACAGCGCGCAGAAGCTGATCAAACGTGCGGATGAGGCGCTCTACGAGGCCAAAACCGGCGGCCGGAACCGGGTTATTAACAGCGCGGCTTAA
- a CDS encoding DNA polymerase IV, with amino-acid sequence MFDSAVHKGFCRSCYTPQTGANARCQACGNGRIISHPEIFDLAIAHLDCDAFYAAIEKRDDPSLTDKPVIIGGGVRGVVSTACYVARTYGVHSAMPMFKAREACPEAIIIKPNMQKYADAGRAVRKMMLDLTPMVEPLSIDEAFMDLSGTARVHGSPPSITLAKLQMRVKEELGVTASIGLSHNKFLAKMASDLDKPQGFSIIGKAETLEFLARQPVTMIWGVGKAMARKLHEDGLITIGQLQKMDVATLGKRYGEMGLRLARLSQGQDVRRVKPDRETKSVSSETTFNSDIKDVKWLEDVLWELCEKVSARMKASGFEGRTITLKLKTSDFKSITRSHTLDMPSNLARTAFAAAKPILHTAAQGKAYRLIGVGFSGLVTAAEERPADLFGAPDERIANQEKAIDAIREKFGRDAVKAGRSLKKN; translated from the coding sequence ATGTTTGACTCGGCCGTCCATAAAGGCTTTTGCCGCTCCTGTTATACGCCTCAAACCGGCGCAAACGCTCGCTGTCAGGCCTGCGGGAACGGCCGAATCATCTCCCATCCTGAAATCTTCGATCTCGCCATCGCGCATCTTGATTGTGACGCTTTTTATGCCGCCATTGAGAAACGCGACGACCCAAGCCTCACGGACAAGCCTGTTATTATCGGCGGCGGCGTGCGCGGAGTCGTATCGACGGCGTGCTATGTGGCCCGGACATACGGGGTGCATTCGGCAATGCCCATGTTCAAAGCCAGAGAGGCATGCCCGGAGGCCATAATAATTAAACCCAACATGCAGAAATACGCTGACGCCGGACGCGCGGTCAGGAAGATGATGCTTGACCTGACGCCGATGGTGGAGCCGTTATCAATTGATGAAGCGTTCATGGACCTGTCCGGTACCGCGCGCGTCCATGGAAGCCCTCCTTCAATCACTTTAGCGAAACTGCAAATGCGGGTGAAAGAGGAACTCGGCGTCACCGCCTCTATCGGACTTTCGCATAACAAGTTTCTCGCCAAGATGGCTTCAGACCTCGACAAACCCCAAGGCTTCTCAATCATTGGCAAAGCTGAGACGCTGGAGTTCCTCGCCCGTCAGCCGGTGACAATGATCTGGGGCGTGGGAAAAGCCATGGCCCGAAAGCTTCACGAAGATGGCCTGATTACCATTGGCCAATTGCAAAAGATGGACGTAGCAACGCTCGGCAAACGATACGGCGAGATGGGGCTGCGCCTTGCCCGTCTGTCGCAAGGCCAGGATGTGCGGCGAGTCAAACCGGACCGCGAAACCAAAAGCGTTTCATCCGAAACGACGTTCAACTCAGACATCAAGGACGTCAAATGGCTTGAAGACGTTTTGTGGGAGCTTTGTGAGAAAGTCTCCGCACGGATGAAGGCTTCAGGTTTTGAGGGACGCACTATCACCCTAAAGCTCAAAACATCTGATTTCAAATCGATCACACGCTCTCATACGTTAGATATGCCGTCAAACCTCGCGCGAACGGCCTTTGCCGCAGCAAAACCGATACTTCATACAGCGGCTCAAGGAAAAGCGTACAGACTAATCGGCGTTGGTTTTTCGGGCCTTGTCACCGCCGCCGAAGAGCGGCCGGCTGATCTTTTTGGCGCGCCTGACGAACGTATCGCCAATCAGGAAAAAGCCATCGACGCTATCCGCGAAAAATTTGGCCGCGACGCCGTTAAAGCCGGGCGTAGTCTCAAGAAAAACTAA
- a CDS encoding response regulator has translation MSAMEKLDYSTLPKTVLIVEDNELNMKLFRDLLEAHGYETLEARTGPEALEALNESRPDLILMDIQLPEVSGLEVTQKIKSDQELADIPVIAVTAFAMKGDEERIRKGGCEDYIAKPISVVSFIEKVKRYLD, from the coding sequence ATGTCAGCCATGGAAAAGCTCGATTATTCAACGCTCCCGAAGACGGTGCTGATCGTTGAAGACAACGAGCTGAATATGAAACTCTTCCGCGATCTGCTGGAAGCGCATGGGTATGAGACCCTGGAAGCGCGTACTGGTCCGGAAGCGTTAGAGGCGCTGAATGAATCCCGGCCGGACTTGATCCTGATGGATATTCAATTGCCAGAAGTGTCAGGGCTTGAGGTAACGCAAAAGATCAAGAGTGACCAGGAACTCGCTGATATTCCGGTGATCGCTGTAACGGCGTTCGCCATGAAGGGGGACGAGGAACGGATCAGGAAAGGCGGATGTGAAGATTACATCGCAAAACCAATCTCCGTTGTTTCGTTTATTGAGAAAGTGAAAAGGTATTTGGATTAG
- a CDS encoding ComEC/Rec2 family competence protein — MTAETFGEIADYPSKSRMRSAPSLRRALFLIGKNAAVWAKADLSRITLWSPVAIALGVGLYFSLKSEPGWQVGVTFLFVSLLIAFRIARLRLIASAFALAALGFVAADCRTYQVAAPQLWRDIGIVEATGRLVSVEESEARRRYVIALHSIAGLAPEDTPARARITWRGEGFDAAPGDVISIRAGLSPPPPPVAPGAFDYARQLYFQRIGAVGFAVTAPEVIETSGKTAGQKFMGSVETMRFNLFKRITTAAPSEGGAILAAIVTGKRDAISESAENALRDTGLAHLLAISGLHMGMATGLIFFAVRFGLAASETLALRYPIKKWAAIAALASGFFYLILSGGGWSARRAFIMAAIMFAAILVDRRALSLRNVAIAAIVILLTTPEALFHPGFQMSFAAVTALIAGYEWFGRRASPDRNFNALAKTKRYVVGLAATDTIAALATAPYALYHFNRVAIYSLPANVAAMPLMGFWIVPAAILALLLSPFGWDGWAWRFAASGMDLVLLIAGKVASWPGAVSLTAQWPLAAMLALTVGGLWLCLSRAPWRLAGIAAIPLAMLMVSKTRHPDLFVSATGLNAGVVLRNWSDGETIAVYNTRREKFAASIWEESVGFDPLTTKPISMQSIYACDEGGCIAEIGGEGSATAAFVTDRSTLAEDCVRADLVVAFFPVSSNDWRDCEAVFIDRRSAWRRGAHSVRVKGDGAIIVKSSASVRGDRPWTGGG; from the coding sequence ATGACCGCTGAAACTTTCGGCGAAATAGCGGATTATCCCTCTAAAAGCAGGATGCGGAGCGCGCCATCCTTAAGGCGGGCCTTATTTCTCATTGGCAAAAACGCGGCGGTTTGGGCCAAGGCTGACCTGTCTCGTATAACCCTCTGGTCGCCAGTCGCTATTGCCCTGGGGGTCGGTCTTTACTTCAGTCTGAAGTCTGAACCTGGTTGGCAAGTTGGGGTAACATTCCTATTCGTCTCTCTATTAATCGCTTTTCGGATAGCACGGTTGCGGCTCATCGCGTCCGCTTTTGCGCTTGCCGCCCTTGGGTTTGTCGCTGCTGACTGTCGGACGTATCAGGTCGCGGCCCCGCAGCTTTGGCGAGATATCGGAATCGTCGAAGCAACCGGTCGGCTGGTATCCGTTGAAGAAAGTGAGGCGCGTCGCCGTTATGTGATTGCTCTCCATTCAATCGCAGGGCTTGCACCCGAGGATACTCCGGCGCGGGCGCGCATTACCTGGCGCGGAGAAGGATTTGACGCAGCACCAGGCGACGTGATTTCCATTCGCGCCGGACTGTCCCCACCGCCGCCGCCAGTCGCCCCAGGCGCGTTCGACTATGCAAGACAGCTTTATTTTCAGCGGATTGGCGCAGTTGGTTTCGCTGTTACTGCGCCGGAAGTCATAGAGACATCAGGCAAAACAGCCGGTCAAAAATTCATGGGTTCTGTTGAGACCATGAGATTCAACCTGTTCAAACGCATTACGACAGCCGCGCCGAGCGAAGGCGGCGCTATCCTTGCGGCGATCGTTACCGGCAAAAGGGACGCTATATCTGAAAGTGCAGAGAACGCGTTAAGGGATACTGGGCTTGCGCACTTGCTTGCGATTTCGGGCCTGCATATGGGTATGGCGACCGGGTTGATATTTTTTGCTGTTCGTTTTGGGCTGGCTGCCTCTGAAACGCTCGCGTTGAGGTACCCGATCAAGAAATGGGCTGCCATCGCGGCGCTGGCCTCCGGTTTTTTCTACCTGATTTTATCCGGAGGCGGATGGTCTGCGCGGCGCGCATTCATTATGGCGGCGATCATGTTCGCCGCGATACTAGTCGATCGCCGCGCACTGTCGCTACGAAATGTAGCGATAGCAGCGATTGTCATTTTACTGACGACGCCGGAGGCGTTGTTCCATCCCGGGTTTCAGATGTCTTTTGCTGCTGTGACGGCGCTGATCGCTGGCTATGAATGGTTTGGAAGACGCGCCAGCCCAGACCGAAACTTCAATGCGTTGGCCAAGACAAAACGCTATGTCGTAGGGCTGGCCGCCACAGACACAATTGCCGCGCTCGCTACGGCGCCATACGCGCTTTATCACTTCAATCGTGTTGCGATTTATTCGCTTCCGGCGAATGTAGCCGCTATGCCGTTGATGGGGTTCTGGATCGTCCCAGCGGCGATTCTGGCACTGCTGTTATCTCCGTTCGGCTGGGATGGCTGGGCCTGGCGGTTTGCGGCGTCGGGCATGGATTTAGTCTTGCTGATTGCCGGAAAAGTGGCGTCATGGCCCGGCGCTGTTTCTCTCACCGCGCAGTGGCCTCTGGCTGCGATGCTTGCATTGACAGTGGGCGGTCTGTGGCTGTGCTTATCGCGCGCGCCATGGCGGCTGGCAGGGATTGCCGCCATACCTCTCGCCATGTTGATGGTCAGCAAAACCCGTCATCCAGACCTTTTTGTATCCGCAACAGGATTAAATGCGGGAGTTGTTTTAAGAAATTGGTCTGACGGCGAAACTATAGCTGTATACAATACCCGCCGAGAAAAGTTTGCCGCATCAATCTGGGAAGAGTCAGTTGGGTTTGATCCATTAACGACTAAACCAATATCTATGCAGAGTATTTATGCATGCGATGAAGGTGGCTGTATTGCCGAAATTGGCGGGGAGGGATCAGCGACAGCTGCGTTCGTAACCGACAGGTCAACGCTGGCAGAAGACTGCGTCCGTGCTGATCTCGTTGTGGCGTTTTTCCCCGTCAGTTCAAACGATTGGCGCGATTGCGAAGCGGTTTTCATCGACAGACGCTCGGCCTGGCGCCGCGGCGCGCATTCAGTAAGGGTCAAAGGCGACGGCGCGATAATCGTAAAGTCATCTGCCTCCGTACGCGGCGATCGCCCATGGACGGGCGGCGGCTAG
- the gltX gene encoding glutamate--tRNA ligase, translated as MSQDFRSAAPVVTRFAPSPTGYLHIGGARTALFNWLYARGRGGKFLLRIEDTDRARHTEEAVAAIIDGLKWLGLDWDGDPVSQYSRRDRHAEIAEKLLQSGRAYRCYLTPDELSGARDRAKAKGVRFESPWREADTDDAPADKTYAIRFKAPRDGETVIEDAIQGRVAFPNSALDDLIILRSDGGPTYNLAVVVDDYDMGVTHVIRGDDHLNNAARQQQIYEALDWSTPVFGHVPLIHGQDGAKLSKRHGALGVEAYRDQGYLPEGLANYLLRLGWAHGDEEIIPFTRAKETFDLSGVNKAPARLDIDKLNHVNSHYIAELSDDNFVKGATPFLSGAGVTLDTDNFERLTRSASFLKSRCANLAEVAGVSEYLFLQRPLQIEGKAAKPLRKEGAVEILASLIEVLQEEAVWSSAEKLDETLKALVETKNIGFGALGQPARAALTAGRPSPGLGEVLYGLGREEALARLADQTA; from the coding sequence ATGTCCCAAGATTTCCGATCAGCCGCCCCTGTTGTTACGCGCTTTGCACCCTCTCCCACCGGGTATCTCCATATTGGTGGCGCCCGCACGGCGCTGTTTAATTGGCTTTATGCACGCGGGCGCGGGGGAAAATTTCTCCTGCGCATAGAAGATACCGACCGGGCGCGGCATACTGAGGAAGCTGTGGCAGCCATCATCGACGGGCTGAAATGGTTGGGTCTCGATTGGGACGGCGATCCGGTCTCGCAATATTCTCGCCGGGACCGGCATGCAGAGATTGCTGAAAAGCTACTCCAATCAGGGCGTGCCTACCGGTGTTACCTGACGCCTGATGAACTTTCCGGAGCACGCGATCGAGCGAAGGCTAAAGGCGTGAGGTTTGAGAGCCCATGGCGCGAGGCGGATACTGACGACGCACCTGCTGACAAAACCTATGCCATCAGATTTAAAGCGCCACGCGACGGCGAAACAGTAATCGAAGATGCTATTCAGGGGCGTGTAGCTTTTCCCAATTCCGCGCTTGATGATTTGATCATATTGCGAAGCGATGGCGGACCTACTTACAACTTGGCTGTTGTCGTTGATGATTATGACATGGGCGTTACGCATGTGATCCGCGGTGATGATCATCTCAATAACGCTGCTCGTCAGCAACAAATTTACGAAGCCCTTGATTGGAGCACGCCAGTCTTTGGTCATGTGCCCCTAATCCACGGTCAGGACGGGGCAAAACTCTCAAAACGGCATGGAGCCCTTGGCGTCGAGGCCTATCGCGATCAGGGCTATTTGCCAGAAGGGCTTGCGAACTACCTGCTTCGCCTCGGATGGGCGCATGGGGATGAAGAGATAATTCCTTTCACGCGCGCCAAGGAAACATTTGATTTATCAGGTGTCAACAAGGCGCCGGCCAGACTTGATATCGATAAACTAAACCACGTGAACAGCCATTACATAGCAGAACTATCCGACGATAATTTCGTCAAAGGCGCCACTCCTTTTCTATCCGGCGCCGGCGTCACTCTTGATACAGATAATTTTGAGCGGCTAACGCGATCGGCTTCATTTTTGAAATCGCGCTGCGCTAACCTTGCTGAAGTGGCGGGTGTCTCAGAATATCTGTTCCTACAGCGGCCGCTCCAGATTGAGGGAAAGGCGGCAAAGCCGCTCCGCAAGGAAGGCGCAGTAGAAATCCTCGCTTCGCTAATTGAGGTTCTCCAAGAGGAAGCCGTCTGGTCCTCAGCCGAAAAGCTGGATGAGACGCTGAAAGCACTGGTCGAGACGAAAAATATTGGCTTTGGCGCGCTCGGCCAGCCGGCCCGGGCGGCGCTGACGGCAGGGCGGCCTTCGCCAGGGCTCGGCGAGGTGCTATACGGCCTCGGACGCGAGGAAGCGCTAGCGCGGCTGGCAGATCAGACCGCTTGA
- the gltA gene encoding citrate synthase, which yields MKSDLNQTDVATFEVGGKTAEMPVFKATHGPDVVDIRTLYKQTGAFTFDPGYTSTASCESKITYIDGDEGVLLYRGYPIDQLAEHSNFIEVAYLLLNGELPTKDEKTRFDHSITMHTMVHEQLKNFYNGFRRDAHPMAIMVGVVGALSAFYHDSTDITDPKQRLVASHRMIAKMPTIAAMAYKYSIGQAFVFPRNDLDYTSNFMRMCFAVQAEEFEVNPVLSSALDKIFILHMDHEQNASTSTVRLAGSSGANPFACIAAGIASLWGPAHGGANEAALNMLEEIGDVERIPEFIKRAKDKNDPFRLMGFGHRVYKNYDPRAKVMRKACHEVLDALGVRNEPLLQVAMELERIALEDEYFVEKKLYPNIDFYSGITLRALGFPTDMFTVLFALARTVGWIAQWSEMIEDPNQKIGRPRQIYTGAPARNYTAIDQR from the coding sequence ATGAAAAGCGATTTAAATCAAACAGATGTGGCGACGTTCGAGGTTGGCGGGAAAACCGCTGAGATGCCAGTTTTCAAAGCTACGCATGGGCCAGACGTCGTCGATATAAGAACCCTTTACAAGCAAACCGGCGCTTTCACTTTCGATCCCGGATACACGTCCACCGCAAGTTGCGAATCCAAGATCACCTATATCGATGGCGATGAAGGCGTACTTCTCTATCGCGGCTATCCCATAGACCAGTTGGCGGAGCATTCGAATTTCATCGAAGTCGCTTATCTCTTGCTGAACGGCGAACTTCCAACCAAGGACGAAAAGACGCGCTTTGATCATTCGATCACCATGCACACCATGGTGCACGAGCAGCTCAAGAATTTTTACAACGGTTTCCGCCGTGATGCACACCCCATGGCGATCATGGTCGGCGTTGTTGGCGCACTCTCAGCCTTTTATCACGACTCAACAGACATCACCGATCCTAAACAGCGCCTTGTCGCCAGCCATCGGATGATCGCAAAAATGCCGACCATTGCGGCCATGGCTTACAAGTATTCAATTGGTCAGGCGTTCGTGTTCCCGCGTAATGATCTAGACTACACATCGAATTTCATGCGCATGTGCTTCGCGGTCCAGGCCGAGGAATTTGAAGTCAATCCAGTGCTATCAAGCGCCCTCGATAAGATCTTCATTTTACACATGGATCATGAGCAAAACGCCTCGACCTCAACGGTTCGGTTGGCTGGTTCTTCAGGGGCTAACCCTTTTGCTTGTATCGCCGCCGGTATTGCCTCGCTCTGGGGGCCAGCTCATGGAGGCGCGAATGAAGCCGCGCTAAACATGCTGGAAGAAATTGGCGATGTCGAACGCATCCCAGAGTTCATTAAACGCGCCAAGGACAAGAACGATCCGTTCAGGCTTATGGGCTTTGGCCACCGGGTTTACAAAAATTATGACCCGCGCGCAAAAGTCATGCGCAAAGCCTGCCATGAAGTGCTGGATGCGCTTGGTGTCCGCAACGAGCCGCTTTTGCAGGTCGCCATGGAATTGGAGCGGATCGCGCTTGAAGACGAATATTTCGTTGAGAAAAAACTATATCCCAATATTGACTTTTATTCTGGCATTACGCTGCGCGCATTGGGTTTCCCCACGGACATGTTCACCGTTCTTTTTGCATTGGCGCGTACTGTCGGATGGATCGCGCAATGGTCTGAGATGATCGAGGATCCAAATCAGAAAATCGGCCGCCCGCGCCAAATTTACACCGGCGCGCCTGCCCGCAACTACACGGCTATCGACCAGCGCTGA
- the rpmG gene encoding 50S ribosomal protein L33 encodes MAKPTTVKIRLNSTAGTGFFYVTKKNTRTMTEKLVLKKYDPVARKHVEFKEGKIK; translated from the coding sequence ATGGCCAAGCCGACAACCGTTAAAATCCGGCTCAATTCAACCGCCGGCACGGGCTTCTTCTATGTAACGAAGAAGAATACCCGCACGATGACGGAAAAGCTGGTGCTCAAGAAATACGATCCAGTCGCTCGCAAGCACGTTGAATTTAAAGAAGGCAAAATCAAGTAA
- the lexA gene encoding transcriptional repressor LexA, with the protein MLTKKQHELLIFINNRLSETGVSPSFDEMKEALDLRSKSGIHRLITALEERGFIRRLPHRARALEVLKMPDGAKVDATPSPEQRGFKPAVVNADFNRGRAGREPSRSAPHEGVVDLPVLGRIAAGTPIEAIQHEVDRFSAPEAFIGKGDHYILEVQGESMIDAGIQDGDFVVIKRCESAENGSIVVALVDDEEATLKRLRKKGASIALEAANPAFETRIYGPDRVSVQGKLVGLMRRYH; encoded by the coding sequence ATGCTCACCAAAAAACAGCATGAGCTCCTGATTTTTATCAATAACCGGCTTTCGGAAACCGGTGTTTCGCCCTCGTTTGACGAGATGAAAGAAGCGCTGGATCTCAGATCGAAATCCGGTATCCACCGTCTGATCACGGCGCTTGAAGAGCGCGGGTTTATTCGCCGTCTGCCTCACCGCGCAAGAGCCCTTGAAGTTCTAAAGATGCCCGATGGCGCCAAGGTCGATGCGACGCCGAGCCCTGAGCAGCGCGGATTTAAGCCGGCTGTGGTCAATGCAGACTTCAATCGCGGGAGGGCGGGGCGGGAACCGTCGCGATCTGCACCGCATGAAGGCGTCGTTGACCTGCCGGTTCTAGGACGAATTGCTGCTGGCACGCCGATCGAGGCGATCCAGCACGAGGTTGATCGGTTTTCAGCCCCAGAGGCGTTTATCGGCAAGGGCGATCATTACATCCTTGAAGTGCAAGGGGAGTCGATGATTGATGCCGGCATTCAGGATGGCGACTTTGTCGTCATCAAACGATGCGAGAGTGCGGAAAACGGCTCGATTGTCGTCGCGCTCGTGGATGATGAAGAAGCAACACTGAAACGCCTGCGCAAGAAAGGCGCGTCCATTGCCCTGGAAGCCGCCAATCCAGCCTTCGAGACCCGCATTTACGGCCCCGACCGCGTCAGTGTGCAGGGCAAGCTGGTTGGCCTGATGCGCCGGTATCACTAG
- the purB gene encoding adenylosuccinate lyase produces the protein MIPRYTRPDMAAIWSDASKYRIWFEIEAHAADRVAELGVIPKEAAQKIWEKARDAEFDVARIDEIEREVKHDVIAFLTHLAEIVGDEARFVHQGMTSSDVLDTCLSVQLTRAADLLLDGMDRVLAALKTRALEHKNTVCVGRSHGIHAEPTTFGLKLAGFYAEFERGKRRLETAREEVAVCAISGAVGTFANIDPSVEAHVADKMGLKIEPVSTQVIPRDRHAAYFSALAVISSSVERIATEIRHLQRTEVLEAEEYFSKGQKGSSAMPHKRNPILTENLTGLARLVRMCAAPALENVALWHERDISHSSVERGIGPDATVHLDFALHRLAGVIEKLVVYPERMQENMDRLGGLIFSQRVLLALTQAGASREEAYSLVQRNAMPAWRGEGAFLDNLKGDQEVTVKLSANELEHLFDLNYHTKNVDVIFSRVFG, from the coding sequence ATGATCCCACGCTATACCCGGCCCGATATGGCCGCCATCTGGTCAGACGCATCGAAATACAGAATCTGGTTTGAGATTGAAGCCCACGCCGCCGATAGGGTCGCCGAGCTTGGCGTCATCCCAAAAGAAGCCGCTCAGAAAATTTGGGAGAAGGCGCGTGACGCCGAGTTTGACGTGGCGCGCATCGATGAGATCGAGCGCGAGGTCAAACACGATGTCATCGCCTTCCTTACGCATCTTGCTGAAATCGTCGGTGATGAAGCGCGGTTTGTACACCAGGGCATGACCTCGTCAGACGTACTGGACACGTGTTTATCAGTACAGCTAACACGCGCCGCTGATCTATTGTTAGACGGTATGGACCGTGTTCTCGCCGCACTCAAAACCCGGGCGCTTGAGCACAAAAACACCGTTTGCGTAGGGCGCAGCCATGGCATCCACGCCGAACCGACGACTTTTGGACTAAAGCTCGCTGGATTTTACGCTGAGTTTGAACGCGGCAAACGCCGTTTGGAAACAGCGCGGGAAGAAGTCGCCGTCTGCGCCATTTCCGGCGCGGTTGGCACTTTCGCAAACATTGACCCATCCGTTGAAGCGCATGTGGCGGATAAAATGGGCCTCAAAATCGAACCCGTTTCCACACAGGTTATTCCGCGCGATCGCCACGCCGCTTATTTTTCTGCACTTGCAGTGATTTCTTCTTCTGTAGAGCGCATTGCGACGGAAATTCGCCACCTTCAGCGTACAGAAGTGCTTGAGGCGGAAGAATATTTTTCAAAGGGGCAAAAAGGCTCATCCGCCATGCCCCATAAACGTAATCCAATTCTAACTGAAAACCTCACAGGCCTTGCGCGGCTGGTAAGGATGTGTGCCGCGCCGGCGCTGGAGAACGTCGCGCTCTGGCACGAACGTGATATTTCGCACTCGTCCGTTGAACGCGGCATTGGTCCAGATGCGACCGTGCATCTCGATTTCGCGCTTCATCGCTTGGCTGGCGTTATCGAGAAACTAGTCGTTTATCCTGAACGCATGCAGGAAAACATGGACCGGCTCGGCGGCCTTATCTTTTCCCAGCGGGTTCTCCTTGCTCTCACCCAGGCGGGCGCTTCCCGCGAGGAGGCCTATAGCCTCGTTCAGAGAAATGCGATGCCGGCATGGCGCGGCGAAGGCGCGTTTCTGGACAACCTAAAAGGCGATCAGGAAGTTACAGTAAAACTATCAGCCAACGAACTCGAGCACCTTTTCGATCTGAACTATCATACCAAGAACGTGGATGTGATTTTCAGCCGGGTCTTTGGCTGA